In Paenibacillus guangzhouensis, a single window of DNA contains:
- a CDS encoding ABC transporter permease: MQQTVQNPPHTVKKTQTQRRSWIRRLGSQYQLVFLSIPFVLLVILFNYVPLWGWLAAFQDYKPFKGVTGSEFVGLSNFKVLFADPHFLVVLRNTLVMSGMSLITGFVGAITLALLLNEVQVRWFKRIVQTVTYIPHFVSMVVIANIVLMFLSPDGGFINNLLMNLGWIDKPIYFMGKGEWFWVIHTITGLWKELGWSTIIYLAVLAGINSELYEAAAVDGASRLRKMLHISIPGLMPTATLLLIMSVGSLINTGYESQMLLGNPLVIDYSEVLDLYALSVSFGGGDYSVGVALSMFKGFVSIVLVVMVNFIARKLSDTRLF, translated from the coding sequence ATGCAGCAAACCGTACAAAATCCGCCTCATACCGTAAAGAAAACACAGACCCAGCGTAGATCTTGGATTCGCCGATTAGGGAGCCAATATCAGCTCGTATTTCTATCGATACCTTTTGTCCTGCTCGTCATTCTGTTCAACTATGTTCCGCTCTGGGGATGGCTCGCCGCGTTTCAAGATTATAAGCCGTTCAAAGGGGTTACGGGCAGTGAGTTCGTAGGGCTGTCTAATTTCAAAGTGTTGTTCGCTGATCCGCATTTCCTCGTGGTGCTGCGCAACACGCTCGTAATGAGCGGGATGAGCCTGATTACCGGCTTCGTCGGAGCCATCACGCTGGCGTTACTCCTTAATGAAGTCCAGGTTCGCTGGTTCAAACGGATCGTGCAGACGGTCACGTATATTCCGCATTTCGTCTCCATGGTCGTTATCGCGAATATCGTACTGATGTTTCTCTCGCCCGACGGCGGATTTATTAATAATTTGCTGATGAATCTGGGGTGGATTGATAAGCCGATTTATTTTATGGGCAAAGGGGAATGGTTCTGGGTTATCCATACAATAACCGGCCTCTGGAAAGAGCTCGGTTGGAGCACAATCATCTACCTGGCTGTCCTCGCGGGCATTAATTCCGAACTGTATGAAGCGGCCGCGGTCGATGGGGCGAGTCGTCTGCGCAAGATGCTTCACATCTCCATTCCAGGGCTAATGCCAACAGCGACGCTTCTGCTCATTATGTCGGTAGGATCCTTAATCAATACCGGCTACGAATCGCAGATGCTCCTTGGCAACCCGCTCGTTATCGACTATTCGGAAGTGTTGGATCTGTATGCGTTGTCGGTCTCGTTCGGCGGCGGAGATTATTCCGTCGGGGTCGCGCTTAGTATGTTCAAGGGCTTTGTAAGTATCGTGCTCGTCGTCATGGTGAATTTTATCGCTCGCAAATTGAGTGATACGAGACTGTTCTAG
- a CDS encoding LamG-like jellyroll fold domain-containing protein: MVHWDDEVIGNENPRWQVTYEHAEAARGEGIHGQALDFSMNAAIRRSIARQNPLRAHAGDFTVSVWVKGDPLLEFGHRSYDIVSATYTEDVREIGWKLSVQPSGAWSWRILGEESHVYEPTAARQSIRDGAWHLLVFTYSSRQPEIRLYYDGLNVGIYSVSLPPTGAWNRADTLWIGGEPQNDCDRETFPGWIDEVWMDDRALTADEIRERYRKCGAVEPALALAEDVSSLKVMTFNIWNGGREMGAQIGVQRVIDVIRDSGADVITMQETYGSGPIIADALGYYFYLRSSNLSIMSRYPIGDTYPYYQAFHCGGARLQLSEDLHVNVFSIWLHYLADYWGELYRDAGRSQSQLFEGEQERMKELAEIMKALAPLAAKSEQEPLLLCGDFNSGSHLDWIEATRSLHNGYVFPFPQSIALAEAGYRDTYRKVHPDPMADPCVTWPAEEQGGCIGDRIDYIYAHGTKLQPQAAQKINTHEVRYPSDHAAVMVAFEIR; encoded by the coding sequence ATGGTCCATTGGGATGATGAAGTAATCGGGAATGAAAATCCTCGTTGGCAAGTGACTTATGAGCACGCTGAGGCCGCGCGAGGCGAAGGGATACATGGGCAGGCGCTCGACTTCAGTATGAATGCTGCGATTCGTCGATCAATTGCACGGCAGAACCCATTGAGAGCGCACGCGGGAGACTTTACCGTCAGCGTATGGGTGAAAGGCGATCCGCTGCTTGAGTTCGGGCATCGATCCTATGATATTGTATCGGCGACGTATACGGAGGATGTCAGGGAAATAGGTTGGAAGCTTAGTGTTCAGCCGAGCGGCGCCTGGAGTTGGCGAATATTAGGTGAGGAATCCCATGTCTATGAACCAACGGCGGCGAGGCAATCGATTCGGGATGGCGCATGGCATTTGCTCGTATTTACTTACTCGTCACGGCAGCCGGAGATTCGGCTGTATTATGATGGATTGAATGTGGGGATTTACAGTGTATCACTGCCGCCGACTGGGGCGTGGAATCGGGCGGATACGCTGTGGATCGGGGGCGAGCCTCAGAACGATTGCGATCGAGAGACGTTCCCAGGTTGGATTGATGAGGTGTGGATGGACGATCGGGCATTGACGGCGGATGAGATCAGAGAGCGTTATCGGAAGTGCGGGGCTGTGGAACCGGCATTGGCGTTGGCCGAGGATGTATCTTCATTGAAGGTCATGACTTTCAACATCTGGAATGGCGGCCGCGAGATGGGCGCACAGATTGGCGTGCAGCGCGTGATTGATGTCATTCGCGATAGCGGTGCTGATGTCATCACGATGCAGGAGACGTACGGTTCCGGACCGATCATCGCTGACGCGCTGGGGTATTATTTCTACTTGCGCAGCTCGAATCTATCGATCATGAGCCGGTATCCTATTGGAGACACCTATCCTTACTATCAAGCGTTCCATTGTGGAGGCGCCCGGCTTCAGCTGAGCGAGGATCTGCATGTCAATGTGTTCTCGATCTGGCTTCACTACCTCGCGGATTATTGGGGTGAGCTATACCGCGATGCCGGGCGGTCGCAATCGCAATTGTTCGAGGGTGAGCAGGAACGGATGAAGGAGCTCGCGGAGATCATGAAGGCGTTGGCCCCGCTCGCTGCGAAATCGGAACAGGAACCGCTGCTCTTATGCGGGGACTTTAACAGCGGCTCGCATTTGGACTGGATCGAAGCAACGCGCTCGCTGCACAACGGGTATGTATTCCCGTTCCCACAGTCGATTGCGCTGGCGGAAGCGGGATATCGCGATACCTATCGCAAGGTGCACCCGGATCCGATGGCCGACCCATGCGTCACTTGGCCGGCGGAAGAACAGGGCGGATGCATCGGCGACCGCATCGACTACATCTATGCGCATGGCACGAAGCTGCAGCCGCAAGCGGCGCAGAAGATCAATACGCATGAGGTTCGTTATCCATCGGATCATGCGGCGGTGATGGTGGCGTTCGAGATTCGATAG
- the hflX gene encoding GTPase HflX produces the protein MEQLIQKAILVGVNLNQQADFEYSMEELGNLAEACDVEVVGSVTQNLQKVTSSHYIGTGKIQEVIAQMEAHGANLVIFNDELSPSQIRNLEADLQCKVIDRTILILDIFAQRAKTKEAQLQVEVAQLQYMLPRLVGLRESLGRQGGGGVGTKNKGVGETKLELDRRRIEEKIHVLNKELESLVAHRQTQRKQRKKNDVPVVSLVGYTNAGKSTIMNALVERFNPTAMKQVFEKDMLFATLETSIRSIPLPDNKSFLLTDTVGFVSKLPHHLVKAFRSTLEEVAEADLLIHVVDNSNPNHEQHIEITNNTLKDIGVKDITTIYAYNKSDLIDFPIPSVQEDRVYLAAKPRIGIDELVQVIRQHIFKDYIKCEMIIPYDKGNLVSYFNEHANILETSYENEGTKLILECRSMDYERYQEYMIR, from the coding sequence ATGGAACAACTCATTCAAAAAGCGATTTTGGTTGGCGTCAATTTGAATCAACAAGCCGATTTTGAATATTCCATGGAGGAGCTTGGAAATTTGGCCGAGGCATGTGATGTCGAGGTGGTCGGATCCGTCACGCAGAATTTGCAGAAGGTCACGTCTTCGCATTACATTGGGACGGGCAAAATCCAAGAAGTCATCGCGCAGATGGAAGCGCATGGGGCCAATCTGGTGATTTTCAATGATGAACTATCGCCTTCGCAAATTCGGAATCTGGAAGCAGATCTGCAGTGCAAGGTCATTGACCGGACGATCCTCATTCTGGATATTTTCGCGCAGCGGGCGAAGACGAAGGAAGCGCAGCTGCAGGTTGAGGTCGCACAATTGCAATACATGCTGCCGCGCTTGGTCGGTCTGCGCGAGTCGCTAGGCCGTCAAGGCGGCGGTGGCGTTGGCACGAAGAACAAAGGGGTCGGGGAGACGAAGCTGGAGCTGGATCGCCGCCGAATCGAAGAGAAGATTCATGTGCTTAACAAAGAGCTGGAGTCGCTCGTCGCTCACCGTCAGACGCAGCGCAAGCAGCGGAAGAAGAATGATGTGCCTGTCGTCTCGCTCGTCGGGTATACGAATGCGGGAAAATCCACGATCATGAATGCGCTTGTAGAGCGATTCAACCCTACGGCCATGAAGCAGGTCTTCGAGAAGGATATGCTGTTCGCGACGCTGGAGACATCGATTCGGAGTATTCCGCTGCCTGATAACAAATCGTTCCTGCTTACGGATACGGTCGGATTCGTCAGCAAACTGCCGCATCATCTCGTGAAGGCGTTCCGTTCGACCTTGGAGGAAGTGGCTGAAGCCGATCTGCTCATTCACGTCGTAGATAACTCTAATCCGAATCATGAGCAGCATATCGAGATTACGAATAACACACTCAAAGATATCGGTGTGAAAGACATTACGACTATTTATGCTTATAACAAATCCGATCTGATCGATTTCCCGATTCCAAGCGTTCAAGAGGATCGTGTGTATCTCGCTGCCAAACCGCGGATCGGAATCGACGAGCTGGTACAGGTGATTCGTCAGCATATTTTCAAGGATTACATCAAGTGCGAAATGATCATTCCATATGATAAAGGAAATCTGGTGTCCTACTTCAATGAGCATGCGAACATTCTGGAGACCAGCTATGAGAATGAAGGCACGAAGCTGATACTGGAATGCCGCAGCATGGATTATGAGCGGTATCAAGAATACATGATCCGATAA
- a CDS encoding extracellular solute-binding protein — protein MKKYAAMLVSLVMVLVLLSGCGGSKKDGESASSGEVTTFTMNSTTPNATFDTPIGKIITEKTGVKFDYMTVVGGSDEATQKYDVWLASGDFPDVLAFSPASMAKYRDAGAIIPLEDLIDQYGPNIKKKFGKFYDLLRDPDGHIYSIFAPNLIEKVPNVQASFVVQYAVLKEAGYPEIKTLDQLYTILKDYVKKHPKMDGQDVIPFSSPDPTRTYMNAPIAAAGQPDHGEFIIDKDQNVHLAVTDPLTKDYYKFLNTLNKEGMLDKELFSLTWESFSAKAAQGRILAGFVPQWIMGGIENSLTAAGKFDQLYAKFPMHIHDGIEDHTNTITPTNSTNNWSITNKVKNPEKIIQFIDYLFTDEGQELTAWGIEGKHFEKKDGKRAVTADYAKQRAENPTVDAQEGYGSYSWFTFGNGSKLEDGDWGTPTNSDTVESSYAPATKEVLAKYGKQVWADFLPAPEYIPAYTWQLNAPSEYKGLWKKLEQVLYRGAPRVILAENDAQFESSWNELVTQLDQAGQKKAEELWTKTWKNYLETYNKAVESK, from the coding sequence ATGAAAAAATATGCTGCAATGCTTGTATCCCTCGTGATGGTGCTCGTATTACTGTCGGGATGCGGCGGTTCAAAGAAAGATGGAGAATCCGCTTCATCCGGTGAGGTTACGACATTTACGATGAACTCGACGACACCTAACGCCACATTTGATACACCTATCGGAAAAATCATTACAGAGAAGACGGGTGTGAAATTCGACTATATGACGGTTGTGGGCGGTTCGGATGAAGCGACTCAAAAGTATGACGTATGGCTCGCATCCGGCGACTTCCCGGACGTCCTCGCATTCAGTCCGGCTTCCATGGCCAAATACCGCGATGCTGGGGCCATTATTCCGCTTGAGGATTTGATCGACCAATACGGTCCGAACATTAAGAAGAAATTCGGCAAGTTCTATGATCTGCTGCGCGATCCGGACGGACATATCTACTCGATCTTCGCTCCTAATCTGATCGAGAAGGTGCCGAACGTGCAAGCCAGCTTCGTCGTTCAATACGCGGTGTTGAAGGAAGCTGGATATCCCGAGATCAAAACGCTTGATCAGCTATATACCATTTTGAAGGATTATGTGAAGAAGCATCCGAAAATGGACGGACAAGACGTCATTCCGTTCTCGAGTCCAGACCCGACAAGAACGTATATGAATGCGCCGATTGCGGCTGCTGGCCAACCGGACCATGGCGAATTCATCATCGACAAGGATCAGAACGTACATCTGGCGGTCACGGATCCGCTCACGAAAGATTACTATAAATTCTTAAACACATTAAATAAAGAAGGCATGCTCGATAAAGAGCTATTCAGCCTGACGTGGGAGAGCTTCTCTGCAAAAGCAGCGCAAGGCCGTATACTAGCAGGGTTCGTGCCGCAATGGATTATGGGGGGCATCGAGAATTCCTTGACGGCAGCAGGCAAGTTCGATCAATTATACGCGAAGTTCCCGATGCATATCCATGATGGCATTGAAGACCATACGAATACGATTACGCCGACGAACTCCACGAACAACTGGTCCATTACGAATAAAGTGAAAAATCCGGAGAAAATCATTCAATTCATCGATTATCTGTTCACGGATGAAGGCCAAGAGTTAACTGCATGGGGAATCGAAGGCAAACATTTCGAGAAGAAAGACGGCAAACGCGCCGTAACGGCGGACTACGCAAAACAACGCGCAGAGAACCCGACGGTGGACGCGCAAGAAGGTTACGGTTCATATTCGTGGTTCACGTTCGGTAACGGTTCTAAACTGGAAGATGGCGATTGGGGTACGCCGACGAATTCGGATACCGTCGAATCGTCTTATGCGCCGGCAACCAAAGAAGTATTAGCGAAGTACGGCAAGCAAGTATGGGCAGATTTCCTGCCAGCGCCAGAATATATCCCAGCCTATACGTGGCAGCTGAATGCGCCGAGCGAATATAAAGGGCTCTGGAAGAAGCTCGAGCAAGTGCTGTACCGCGGCGCACCACGCGTGATTTTGGCGGAAAATGATGCTCAGTTCGAATCGTCCTGGAATGAGCTTGTGACGCAGCTGGATCAAGCGGGACAGAAGAAAGCCGAAGAACTGTGGACGAAGACATGGAAGAACTATCTTGAGACTTACAACAAGGCAGTCGAATCGAAATAG
- a CDS encoding response regulator: MLNVLLVDDEPGAIKALKYAIDWEREGYRIAGEASDGDQALEMIKQHNYAVVLSDIRMPGMDGLTLLQELRAYPHTQTVAVSGYDEFEYVKQCLKFGVKDYLLKPVKEEDLLTLVRKLKTEIESDRMLDKQRILGIQAIRNDAIKQWAQGRIPFAETDRMLRSCGITLPSSSTWTAVAVEMDALDLDDSSWTAREWQTATFAIRNVLEELVMPAGGVFEDEQGRIGLVLASGHASLTQIAELVRSYHDTSLKYTKIPLTFGIGTLVHHPTEVHVSYQSALATLERKFLLGAQSVIIPTTLQMDNDDISDANRQFVADMLEAIKNGKNEYATQRLHDQAEIWKRNGMSKSDVQSVIVEWMVGLYHNASQYGEQGELFFRNRAAVYYRSILTCRNFDQLIRIARQTGEEWVDFLEAAKWKQPSNPIFELKQIVEAHYSEQISLKSIAEQIHMNAAYLGQLFKSSEGITFNDYLLQLRMNKARNLLASTDMKVYEVALSVGYKQLDWFYKKFKETYGVSANEYRNQAK, translated from the coding sequence GTGCTCAATGTACTGCTCGTTGATGATGAACCTGGCGCGATCAAAGCATTGAAATATGCCATAGACTGGGAACGCGAAGGCTACCGCATTGCAGGGGAAGCCAGCGATGGCGACCAGGCGCTGGAAATGATCAAGCAACACAACTATGCTGTCGTCCTCAGTGACATTCGGATGCCGGGTATGGACGGTCTAACGCTTCTACAAGAGCTGCGCGCCTATCCCCATACGCAGACCGTCGCCGTTAGCGGTTATGATGAATTTGAGTACGTGAAGCAATGCCTCAAGTTCGGCGTCAAAGATTATTTGCTCAAACCCGTCAAAGAAGAAGACCTGCTAACCCTCGTCCGTAAATTAAAAACCGAAATCGAATCCGATCGGATGCTGGACAAGCAGCGTATCCTCGGCATTCAAGCCATCCGGAACGACGCGATAAAGCAGTGGGCGCAAGGGCGGATTCCTTTTGCAGAGACAGATCGAATGCTCCGTTCCTGTGGCATCACCCTGCCGTCCAGCTCGACATGGACCGCCGTAGCTGTTGAGATGGATGCACTTGATCTTGATGATTCAAGCTGGACGGCAAGGGAATGGCAGACCGCTACCTTTGCCATACGCAACGTGCTGGAGGAACTCGTCATGCCGGCAGGCGGCGTCTTCGAAGATGAGCAGGGCCGCATCGGTCTCGTGCTCGCCTCTGGTCACGCATCGCTTACCCAAATTGCCGAACTCGTGCGCTCTTACCACGATACCTCACTGAAATATACGAAGATCCCGCTCACCTTCGGCATAGGCACTCTCGTTCATCATCCGACAGAGGTACACGTGTCCTATCAAAGTGCGTTGGCAACGCTGGAGCGCAAATTCTTGCTCGGAGCTCAATCTGTCATTATCCCCACGACGCTGCAGATGGATAATGACGATATCAGCGATGCGAATCGACAATTCGTCGCGGATATGTTGGAGGCCATTAAGAACGGGAAGAATGAATACGCGACGCAGCGTCTTCATGATCAAGCGGAAATCTGGAAACGCAACGGGATGTCCAAGTCTGATGTCCAGTCTGTCATCGTCGAATGGATGGTCGGTCTCTACCATAATGCAAGCCAATACGGCGAACAAGGGGAGCTATTCTTCCGCAACAGAGCCGCTGTATACTACCGAAGCATCCTCACATGCCGCAATTTCGATCAGCTCATTCGAATTGCCCGTCAGACTGGTGAAGAGTGGGTAGATTTCTTGGAGGCAGCCAAATGGAAGCAGCCTTCGAATCCCATCTTTGAACTGAAGCAAATCGTGGAAGCGCATTATTCCGAACAGATCAGCTTGAAGAGCATCGCCGAGCAAATTCATATGAACGCCGCCTATCTAGGCCAATTGTTCAAGTCGTCCGAAGGGATCACCTTCAACGACTATCTCCTGCAGCTTCGGATGAACAAAGCCCGTAATCTACTCGCGAGCACGGACATGAAAGTCTATGAGGTCGCCTTATCCGTCGGGTACAAGCAGCTCGACTGGTTCTACAAGAAGTTCAAGGAAACGTATGGCGTCAGCGCCAATGAATATCGCAATCAAGCCAAATGA
- a CDS encoding carbohydrate ABC transporter permease, producing MNPRRSVPDVTFQLLNYVLLFILGFATLYPFWNLLAISFNDSLDTMRGQVYFWPNQFTLNNYAIIFQNDSLLGAAFRSIARTVIGTALSVGCTTMLAYTLSRREYLLRKPINVILVVSMYVNGGLIPIYMLIKDLGLTNTFAVYIIPGLIGVFNVIIMRSYFDQLPEALVESARIDGASDIGVLFRIIIPCSLPVLATVTLFVAVGHWNSWFDNYLYNSKDNLSLLQYELMKIMTKSTSEVTSNAQAALNHETLRQTSPQSIRATMTIIVTFPILFVYPFLQKYFIQGITVGAVKE from the coding sequence ATGAATCCAAGACGAAGTGTACCTGATGTCACCTTTCAACTACTCAACTATGTATTGCTGTTCATCCTGGGCTTTGCAACGCTGTATCCGTTCTGGAATTTGCTCGCGATCTCATTCAATGATTCGCTGGATACGATGCGGGGACAGGTCTACTTCTGGCCCAATCAGTTCACGCTCAATAATTACGCGATCATATTTCAAAATGACTCCTTGCTCGGCGCAGCATTCCGCTCGATTGCCCGTACGGTGATTGGAACGGCGTTATCCGTCGGATGTACAACGATGCTCGCGTATACGTTATCACGTCGGGAATATTTGCTTCGCAAGCCGATCAATGTGATTTTGGTGGTGAGTATGTATGTGAACGGCGGTCTCATTCCGATCTATATGCTGATTAAGGATCTTGGCTTAACGAATACGTTCGCCGTCTATATCATTCCTGGGCTTATCGGTGTGTTTAACGTGATCATTATGCGCTCTTACTTTGACCAGCTGCCGGAGGCGCTCGTGGAGTCCGCACGGATTGATGGCGCGAGTGATATCGGCGTATTGTTCCGCATTATTATTCCATGCAGTTTGCCGGTGCTCGCGACGGTTACGTTATTCGTAGCGGTAGGTCATTGGAATTCGTGGTTCGATAACTATCTGTACAATAGTAAAGATAACCTTAGCTTGCTTCAATATGAGCTGATGAAAATTATGACGAAGTCGACGAGTGAAGTGACGAGCAACGCTCAGGCTGCGCTCAATCATGAGACGCTGCGTCAGACTTCGCCGCAATCGATTCGTGCGACGATGACGATTATCGTCACGTTCCCAATTCTGTTCGTCTATCCGTTCTTGCAGAAATATTTCATTCAAGGGATTACGGTAGGTGCGGTCAAAGAATAA
- a CDS encoding quinone oxidoreductase family protein, with the protein MRALVFEQFGGPEVLHYTEIPDPALDPGTVVVRMQAIGLNFADVYRRRGNYHLAGQPPYILGYEGAGIVERVSDDVQGIRPGDRMAFADVPYANAELVQVPMDRAIPIPPDITFDQAASVLLQGMTAHYLVNDSYAVQPSDDMLVHAAAGGVGQLLIQLGTSKGARVLGLTSSAAKREIALQAGAHEVLLYETDWVEEAVRWSQGGKGVRVAYDSVGSTLMDSFAAVQIKGHVVFYGMAGGDPSPVDPRMLMDSSKSLTGGDLWNHVTSRADRIRRANALFEEIRKGRLHLEEPKRFALSEGAEAHRLLESRRSTGKILLIP; encoded by the coding sequence ATGAGAGCATTGGTATTCGAACAATTTGGCGGACCAGAAGTCCTTCATTATACAGAGATTCCAGATCCGGCCCTCGATCCGGGCACAGTGGTTGTGCGAATGCAAGCGATTGGACTGAACTTCGCAGATGTCTATCGCAGACGAGGGAATTACCATCTGGCAGGGCAGCCGCCCTATATTCTCGGATACGAGGGAGCTGGAATCGTGGAGCGCGTCTCGGATGATGTGCAGGGGATTCGGCCCGGGGATCGAATGGCGTTCGCCGATGTGCCATATGCCAATGCGGAGCTGGTTCAAGTTCCTATGGATCGAGCAATTCCGATCCCACCTGATATCACCTTCGATCAAGCGGCATCCGTGCTGCTGCAAGGGATGACGGCCCATTACCTGGTGAATGACAGCTATGCGGTACAGCCTAGCGATGACATGCTCGTCCACGCAGCCGCAGGTGGTGTTGGGCAGCTCCTCATCCAATTGGGGACCAGCAAAGGAGCTCGTGTCTTGGGGCTGACCTCCTCAGCTGCCAAACGCGAGATCGCGCTGCAAGCAGGGGCGCATGAAGTTCTGCTGTATGAGACGGACTGGGTAGAGGAAGCCGTCCGTTGGTCGCAAGGGGGGAAAGGCGTTCGAGTCGCCTATGACTCCGTCGGTTCGACCTTAATGGATAGCTTCGCGGCGGTACAGATCAAGGGACATGTTGTGTTCTACGGTATGGCCGGTGGTGATCCGTCACCAGTTGACCCTCGGATGCTGATGGATTCGTCGAAGTCGTTAACCGGCGGCGATTTGTGGAATCATGTGACGTCGCGGGCAGATCGGATCCGGCGTGCCAACGCCTTGTTCGAAGAAATTCGCAAGGGCCGATTGCATCTCGAAGAGCCGAAGCGATTCGCTTTATCCGAAGGTGCGGAAGCCCATCGATTATTGGAGAGCCGTAGGAGTACGGGGAAAATATTACTTATACCGTAA
- a CDS encoding sensor histidine kinase — protein MRIQGENMRIRTKLVMVNALIATLLLGSLTYGLSVYTSRAFYNKTVQDVHFSVSQLAQNVDNMLLSYEQLVDSLYSNVELQHRFFIQYPSQLAAQEAYFNYFVPFTKWIKANHNLIRLTVYTDNPTFQFADVKLLDPEMMKSEWYDRSLKSDMDIYSEWIYNGYDTFFKLKTFRLIKRIKVESDHNLFVAIDLSEKELYNLTNWENQNKRFMMVLPNGQIAVDNFDQDHHIRTLSDEPELEQALKNQGDSFEYTDPASGDRYWLSQRTLHSRGSVKGMRILVMTPLEELSANVHEMERFAIVLCVIAIGLSALLIYSSTSRLTKRLMTLAKHMQKVDDGRLTERMADTDGRDEISVLGTKFNNMMGRIENLISDVYVAELNQKELELRRKEAEMYALQTQVNPHYLFNTLNAIRGNLLERGDRDNARIVMLLADSFRNVLRQAGHLIPLKEERNIVETYLEIQRFRYGERMQYEIEMPDALQEVLIPRLALQTIVENAVIHAVDRSKTPIRIQLEAHEEDEESYRLTVMDNGPGMTAERLAEVRLHIEERSDSEAMHLGIRNTHQRLLSIYGEDYGVMVNSELGLGTKVTLRLRKYPVQEHMKDE, from the coding sequence ATGAGAATACAGGGTGAGAATATGCGGATACGAACGAAATTAGTCATGGTGAACGCGCTGATCGCAACACTTCTGCTCGGATCCTTAACCTACGGACTCAGTGTCTATACGAGCAGGGCTTTTTATAATAAAACCGTACAGGATGTGCATTTCTCCGTCTCGCAGCTGGCGCAGAACGTGGATAATATGCTACTGTCGTATGAACAGCTGGTCGACTCCTTGTATTCGAATGTGGAGCTTCAGCATCGCTTCTTCATCCAATACCCGTCGCAGCTCGCGGCGCAGGAGGCGTATTTCAATTATTTTGTTCCCTTTACGAAATGGATCAAAGCGAACCATAACTTGATCCGGTTAACTGTCTATACGGACAACCCGACCTTTCAATTCGCGGACGTGAAGCTATTAGATCCGGAAATGATGAAGAGCGAATGGTATGACCGAAGCCTGAAGAGTGACATGGACATCTATAGTGAATGGATTTATAACGGCTATGACACCTTTTTCAAGCTGAAGACGTTCCGTTTGATTAAACGCATCAAGGTGGAATCGGACCATAACTTGTTCGTTGCGATCGATTTAAGCGAGAAGGAGCTGTACAATCTCACCAATTGGGAGAATCAGAACAAACGCTTCATGATGGTGCTGCCGAATGGGCAGATTGCGGTCGATAACTTCGATCAAGATCATCATATCAGGACGCTCTCGGATGAACCGGAGCTGGAGCAGGCGCTGAAGAATCAGGGCGACAGCTTTGAATATACAGATCCAGCTAGTGGGGATCGCTACTGGCTGTCGCAGCGTACGTTGCATTCCCGCGGCAGTGTCAAAGGCATGCGCATTCTCGTCATGACGCCGCTGGAAGAGTTGTCAGCGAATGTGCATGAGATGGAGCGTTTCGCCATTGTGTTGTGCGTCATTGCGATCGGGTTATCTGCGCTGCTCATCTATTCGAGCACGTCGCGGCTGACGAAACGGCTGATGACGCTCGCTAAGCATATGCAAAAGGTGGATGACGGTCGATTGACGGAACGGATGGCGGATACCGATGGACGGGACGAAATTAGTGTGCTGGGGACCAAGTTCAATAACATGATGGGGCGCATCGAGAATCTGATTTCCGATGTCTATGTAGCGGAGCTGAACCAGAAGGAGCTCGAGCTCAGGCGCAAAGAAGCGGAGATGTACGCGCTGCAGACGCAGGTGAACCCGCATTACTTGTTCAACACACTCAATGCGATTCGCGGCAATCTGCTCGAACGCGGGGATCGGGATAACGCCCGTATCGTCATGCTGCTCGCGGATTCGTTCCGCAATGTGCTGCGGCAAGCGGGACATCTGATTCCGCTCAAGGAAGAACGAAACATTGTAGAGACTTACCTGGAGATTCAGCGGTTTCGTTATGGGGAGCGAATGCAATATGAAATTGAGATGCCGGACGCGCTGCAGGAAGTGTTGATCCCAAGGCTCGCGCTGCAGACGATCGTCGAGAATGCTGTTATTCATGCCGTGGATCGCAGTAAGACCCCGATACGCATCCAGCTGGAAGCTCATGAAGAAGATGAGGAGAGCTATCGATTAACGGTCATGGACAATGGTCCAGGGATGACGGCAGAGCGGTTGGCGGAAGTACGCCTCCATATCGAGGAGCGCAGCGATTCCGAGGCGATGCATCTTGGCATTCGGAATACCCATCAGCGGTTGCTCTCAATTTATGGCGAGGATTATGGCGTGATGGTGAACAGTGAGCTGGGACTGGGAACGAAGGTAACGCTTCGACTTCGGAAATATCCGGTTCAAGAACATATGAAAGATGAATAA